One Lachnospiraceae bacterium C1.1 genomic region harbors:
- a CDS encoding ATP-binding cassette domain-containing protein — translation MLELRNLSFSVDDENENNGEIEILKNINLEIDENKFVVITGPNGGGKSTLASLIAGIKKPTSGQILFNGEDITNASITERAKKGISFAFQQPVRFKGIRVIDLLRIASGKDISVSAACEYLSEVGLCARDYVEREVNASLSGGELKRIEIATVMARKTKLSVFDEPEAGIDLWSFQNLIRIFENMRNEISGSSIIIISHQERILNIADEIVVVKNGTIFKHGAADGILPELVGTESAVDACDRLKN, via the coding sequence ATGTTAGAGCTCAGGAATCTTTCATTTTCAGTTGATGACGAAAATGAAAATAATGGAGAAATTGAAATACTCAAAAATATCAATCTTGAGATTGATGAAAATAAATTTGTAGTTATTACAGGCCCGAATGGAGGCGGTAAATCAACGCTCGCAAGCCTTATCGCAGGTATTAAGAAGCCTACATCCGGACAAATCCTTTTTAATGGTGAGGATATTACAAATGCATCTATTACCGAGAGAGCAAAAAAAGGTATAAGCTTTGCTTTTCAGCAGCCTGTACGTTTTAAGGGAATAAGGGTTATTGACCTTTTGAGAATTGCTTCCGGTAAAGATATTTCAGTTTCGGCTGCCTGTGAATATCTTTCAGAGGTTGGTCTTTGTGCAAGGGATTATGTAGAAAGAGAAGTTAATGCTTCGCTTTCAGGAGGAGAGCTTAAAAGGATCGAGATTGCTACAGTTATGGCAAGAAAGACAAAACTTTCTGTATTTGATGAGCCTGAAGCAGGTATCGATCTCTGGAGCTTCCAGAATCTTATCAGGATCTTTGAAAACATGAGAAATGAAATTTCGGGAAGTTCGATCATCATTATTTCTCATCAGGAGAGAATTTTGAATATTGCTGATGAAATCGTAGTTGTAAAGAATGGAACTATTTTTAAGCACGGTGCTGCTGATGGAATACTTCCGGAACTTGTTGGAACAGAATCTGCCGTTGATGCATGCGACAGACTTAAGAATTAA
- a CDS encoding SufD family Fe-S cluster assembly protein yields MQKMDEVQKRLLAEVADLHELPVGAYNLRANGKSIGRNSTDEIIVDSREDGKGLKITIKDGTKKQSVHIPVVLSESGIKETVYNDFYVGDNCDVLIVAGCGIDNCGTQDAEHDGIHTFYIGKNSKVRYVEKHYGSGDGNGKRILNPVTDVHIDEGSSVEMEMVQIKGVDSTQRTTTASLKKGAHLVVRERLMTHGEQQAFSIYDVNLDGDESSADIVSRGVARDHSYQKLDLKIVGNAVCSGHTECDSIIMDKGRILAVPSLEANSTDAQLIHEAAIGKIAGDQLNKLMTLGLTEEEAEEQIINGFLR; encoded by the coding sequence ATGCAGAAAATGGATGAAGTACAGAAAAGACTTCTTGCAGAAGTTGCAGACTTGCATGAGTTGCCGGTAGGTGCTTATAACCTGCGTGCAAACGGCAAATCTATCGGAAGGAACAGCACAGATGAAATTATTGTTGATTCCAGGGAAGACGGCAAGGGTCTGAAGATTACCATTAAAGATGGGACAAAAAAGCAGAGTGTTCATATTCCGGTAGTTTTAAGTGAAAGCGGAATCAAAGAGACTGTTTATAATGATTTCTATGTAGGCGATAACTGTGATGTTTTGATAGTTGCCGGCTGTGGTATTGATAACTGTGGAACACAGGATGCAGAACATGATGGTATCCATACATTTTATATTGGTAAGAATTCCAAGGTCAGATATGTAGAAAAGCATTATGGATCAGGAGACGGAAACGGTAAACGTATCCTTAATCCTGTTACTGATGTTCATATAGACGAGGGAAGCTCTGTTGAAATGGAAATGGTACAGATCAAGGGCGTTGATTCTACACAGCGTACCACAACTGCATCATTAAAGAAGGGCGCACATCTTGTTGTCAGAGAGAGACTTATGACTCATGGTGAGCAGCAGGCTTTCAGTATTTATGATGTTAATCTTGATGGAGATGAGTCAAGCGCAGACATAGTTTCACGAGGTGTTGCAAGGGATCATTCATATCAGAAGCTTGATCTGAAGATTGTTGGAAATGCAGTATGCAGCGGACATACTGAATGTGATTCTATTATTATGGATAAGGGACGTATCCTTGCTGTTCCTTCTCTTGAAGCTAACAGTACAGATGCTCAGCTTATCCATGAGGCAGCTATCGGAAAGATCGCAGGAGATCAGCTCAATAAGCTTATGACTTTAGGTCTTACCGAAGAAGAAGCTGAAGAGCAGATAATTAACGGTTTCTTGAGATAA
- a CDS encoding HD domain-containing protein, with protein sequence MRTNYEIIKSSEFKKLAAVPKHYTSNVREHSLRVAYVMWKLSSFFCTDRYSAVRVGLLHDMCYTMPEERSLRKGYYVFYHPIDAVTNAQKYYGISKREENAIRFHMFPVCPGIPTNAIGWNLFIADKIATAWDYYAGFKKTGKRQEISVMKD encoded by the coding sequence ATGCGTACGAATTATGAAATTATCAAAAGCAGTGAGTTCAAAAAACTTGCTGCAGTTCCTAAACATTACACATCAAATGTCAGGGAACACAGTCTGAGAGTTGCTTATGTAATGTGGAAGCTTTCGTCCTTTTTTTGCACAGACAGATATAGCGCTGTAAGAGTAGGTCTACTTCACGATATGTGCTATACAATGCCTGAAGAACGGAGTTTAAGAAAAGGCTATTATGTCTTTTATCATCCTATTGATGCCGTGACAAATGCTCAAAAATACTATGGAATCAGTAAAAGAGAAGAGAATGCGATACGTTTTCACATGTTTCCGGTATGTCCAGGAATACCGACTAATGCAATTGGATGGAATTTATTTATAGCTGATAAAATAGCTACAGCATGGGATTATTATGCAGGTTTTAAGAAAACAGGGAAACGACAAGAGATAAGTGTTATGAAAGATTAG
- a CDS encoding DUF6240 domain-containing protein, with product MNPMEVDITALNAIADSFSDEENGNAEGYAKFLVRLEHNNEITDEEANSYIGIYRLFDKIEKSDGAIIGSLLSSGKDLTLKNLLTESRNRKKYGKIDESINDDHIMTEMQANSENMKIDAQIETAFQDDYMRHSAREALRKMMPESLKNADINENSSFEEIISAIEEYSEESAKAVQAEYERESYWTRLHRKVKACPAKPDSCGSFP from the coding sequence ATAAATCCCATGGAAGTTGATATAACTGCTCTTAATGCCATTGCAGACAGTTTTTCAGATGAGGAGAATGGGAATGCTGAGGGTTATGCAAAATTCCTTGTCAGATTAGAGCATAATAATGAGATCACGGATGAGGAAGCTAATTCTTATATTGGTATTTACCGCCTCTTTGATAAGATCGAAAAATCTGATGGCGCAATAATCGGTAGTCTTTTAAGCTCAGGAAAGGATCTTACACTAAAGAATCTTTTAACAGAGAGCAGAAATCGCAAAAAATATGGGAAAATTGATGAATCTATAAATGATGATCATATTATGACGGAGATGCAGGCAAATTCGGAGAATATGAAGATAGATGCCCAGATAGAAACTGCTTTTCAGGATGATTATATGCGGCATTCTGCAAGAGAAGCTTTGCGAAAAATGATGCCTGAGAGCTTAAAAAATGCAGATATAAATGAAAATTCTTCTTTTGAAGAGATTATATCTGCAATTGAAGAATATTCAGAGGAATCTGCTAAAGCTGTCCAGGCTGAATACGAACGGGAATCGTATTGGACCAGGCTTCACCGGAAGGTGAAGGCGTGTCCGGCGAAGCCGGATTCTTGTGGGTCTTTTCCTTGA
- a CDS encoding IS4 family transposase encodes MTHDKIKNLLNSAIDSVSSSVSDYAKNPAKDFSRDRKLPPGKLMRFLIAEGSSATKNELLDFFGMDTQSPSSSAFFQQREKLKPEAMKKIFDSFTGSIPSCNGSYPGYRIIAADGSTASYFSHDKYSPPDEYFISPGKSIKGAYSIHINAFQDLDSNLYTDALLQPIRHKDEFRAFCTIVDRHPVVPGSKNIYIGDRGYCSYNNMAHVIQNEQYFLFRAKDIHQKGLVGKFDFPDDETFDITVNVTLVRSQSSKVDCGDTYRRFIDAATSFDYLEYGSKDTYPISFRVVRIKLSDDSYECLVTNLPADEFPPKRLKNLYYARWGIESSFRKLKYTIGLSNFHSYKPELIMQEIWSRLIAYNLTEAMINSTVIRKAKRKHSYKVNFSVAAHICRVFLRLSAEENPIDVMALLARELIPIREDRKYSRLQTAHFRKPRYFIYRAA; translated from the coding sequence ATGACCCACGACAAAATCAAAAATCTTTTAAATTCTGCAATCGACTCTGTCTCATCTTCTGTCTCTGATTACGCTAAGAACCCTGCCAAGGATTTTTCACGTGATCGAAAACTTCCGCCCGGGAAGCTGATGCGCTTCTTGATTGCCGAAGGTTCTTCGGCTACAAAAAACGAGCTGCTTGACTTCTTTGGTATGGATACGCAATCACCGTCTTCTTCCGCGTTCTTCCAGCAACGTGAAAAACTCAAACCAGAAGCAATGAAGAAAATATTTGACAGTTTCACTGGATCAATTCCATCGTGCAATGGCAGTTACCCGGGATACCGGATTATTGCTGCAGACGGTTCCACCGCATCTTATTTCAGCCACGACAAGTATTCTCCTCCGGATGAATATTTCATCTCTCCTGGCAAATCAATCAAGGGAGCATACAGCATCCATATCAATGCTTTTCAGGACCTGGACTCCAATCTATATACGGATGCCCTCCTGCAGCCGATCCGCCATAAAGATGAGTTCCGTGCTTTCTGCACCATCGTTGACCGTCATCCCGTTGTACCCGGCTCTAAAAATATCTATATCGGCGACAGGGGCTACTGCTCTTATAACAACATGGCCCATGTCATCCAGAATGAGCAGTATTTTCTGTTCAGGGCAAAGGACATCCACCAAAAAGGCCTCGTGGGGAAGTTTGACTTTCCTGATGATGAGACATTTGATATCACCGTAAATGTCACTCTTGTGAGGAGTCAGTCCTCGAAAGTCGACTGCGGTGATACTTATCGACGCTTCATTGATGCCGCAACTTCATTTGATTACCTTGAGTATGGTTCAAAAGACACATACCCGATCTCATTCCGTGTGGTTAGAATCAAACTCTCGGATGATAGTTATGAATGCCTTGTCACTAACCTGCCTGCTGATGAGTTTCCTCCCAAACGTCTAAAAAATCTTTATTATGCCAGATGGGGCATAGAATCCTCCTTCAGGAAGCTGAAATACACCATCGGGCTGAGCAATTTCCATTCATACAAACCAGAACTTATTATGCAGGAAATCTGGAGCCGTCTTATAGCTTATAACCTGACTGAGGCGATGATAAACAGCACTGTCATCAGGAAAGCCAAGAGGAAACATTCCTACAAGGTGAATTTCAGCGTTGCTGCCCACATATGCAGGGTCTTCCTCCGCCTCTCCGCGGAGGAAAACCCAATTGATGTGATGGCGCTTCTCGCAAGAGAACTGATACCCATACGGGAGGACAGGAAATACAGCCGTCTGCAAACTGCGCATTTCCGAAAACCGCGATATTTTATTTATCGTGCCGCATAG
- a CDS encoding sensor domain-containing diguanylate cyclase, which translates to MFDLKLNIYYKLNDHTLADQLQNLSLIKDVKCQWNMISETSDFILPDNLYSLILTDDPAFISKISSKYNYIYIVYTGPLDGSSDFVEITDRIWSGYDNSLILKRFPRLIEDLHKYYEYQLYKSSLETMMDASPDMVWIKRIDGLHLAVNDKFTKTVGRSKEDCYMKTHEYIWNVKKEDVVDGVSCIDSENEVISHDKLMMFEETVQLSDCIKQLNTYKSPIHDTFGNIIATCGIGRDMTDFNNMGLEMSIFIENTPLPVLMCDANYKIIRMNENFKKLTGLEPQQLAHLDYIEWKNTMLTAISVPEKREGVHSVQQEFKYRTKNSEISFILIEQEIINFFGDISGYYCLFMDITLRRKYEAVLLEAATVDALTGVYNRRYFYEYITKHKNSPMTILYIDLDRFKEVNDTFGHARGDDVLKKTAEYLKEIFHNDIVARIGGDEFTVLHIGQCDSSKLEEKGKLLNRKIHSIFRHEGIFVSASIGIAETDGVDLDIDAFIQEGDKKMYEIKKKHHEANFDDVQ; encoded by the coding sequence ATGTTTGATCTGAAATTAAATATTTATTATAAATTAAATGATCATACTTTGGCAGACCAGCTCCAGAATCTTTCGTTAATAAAAGATGTTAAATGCCAATGGAATATGATTAGCGAAACATCGGATTTCATTCTTCCTGATAATTTATATTCCCTGATTTTAACGGATGACCCTGCATTTATTTCCAAAATTTCAAGCAAATACAATTATATATATATCGTTTACACCGGTCCTTTAGATGGATCATCAGATTTTGTTGAGATTACAGACCGTATATGGTCCGGATATGATAATTCCCTTATCCTCAAACGTTTTCCGCGTCTCATAGAAGATCTTCACAAATATTACGAATACCAGCTCTATAAGTCAAGTCTGGAAACCATGATGGATGCTTCTCCTGATATGGTATGGATAAAACGAATAGATGGCTTACATCTTGCGGTAAATGATAAATTTACAAAAACAGTCGGACGTTCAAAGGAAGACTGTTATATGAAGACGCATGAATACATTTGGAATGTAAAAAAAGAAGATGTCGTAGACGGTGTTAGCTGCATTGACTCCGAGAACGAGGTTATCAGTCACGATAAGCTTATGATGTTTGAGGAAACAGTACAGCTTAGCGATTGTATAAAACAGCTTAATACATATAAATCTCCGATTCATGACACTTTTGGCAATATAATTGCAACCTGCGGTATAGGAAGAGATATGACAGATTTTAATAATATGGGTCTTGAAATGTCCATCTTTATTGAAAATACTCCTCTTCCGGTTCTTATGTGCGATGCAAATTACAAGATCATAAGAATGAATGAAAACTTCAAAAAGCTTACAGGTCTTGAACCACAACAGCTCGCCCACTTAGATTATATCGAATGGAAAAACACTATGCTCACCGCTATCTCTGTACCTGAAAAACGTGAGGGCGTGCATTCTGTACAGCAGGAATTCAAATATAGAACTAAAAACAGTGAGATCAGTTTTATACTGATCGAACAGGAAATCATTAATTTCTTTGGTGATATCAGTGGTTATTATTGTCTGTTCATGGATATAACACTTCGTAGGAAATACGAGGCTGTTCTATTGGAAGCAGCTACTGTTGATGCACTTACCGGAGTTTATAACAGACGTTATTTCTACGAATATATTACAAAGCATAAAAATTCACCAATGACCATTCTCTACATTGATCTGGATCGCTTTAAGGAAGTAAATGATACCTTTGGTCATGCCAGAGGCGACGATGTATTAAAGAAGACCGCCGAATATCTTAAAGAAATTTTTCATAATGATATTGTTGCCAGGATCGGCGGTGATGAATTTACAGTTTTGCATATCGGTCAATGTGACAGTAGCAAACTCGAAGAAAAAGGTAAGTTACTCAACCGAAAAATCCATTCCATATTCAGACATGAAGGAATATTTGTTTCAGCAAGTATAGGTATTGCAGAAACAGATGGCGTGGATTTAGATATAGATGCCTTTATTCAGGAAGGCGACAAGAAAATGTACGAAATCAAGAAGAAGCATCATGAAGCGAACTTTGATGATGTACAATAA
- a CDS encoding IS4 family transposase encodes MTHDKIKNLLNSAIDSVSSSVSDYAKNPAKDFSRDRKLPPGKLMRFLIAEGSSATKNELLDFFGMDTQSPSSSAFFQQREKLKPEAMKKIFDSFTGSIPSCNGSYPGYRIIAADGSTASYFSHDKYSPPDEYFISPGKSIKGAYSIHINAFQDLDSNLYTDALLQPIRHKDEFRAFCTIVDRHPVVPGSKNIYIGDRGYCSYNNMAHVIQNEQYFLFRAKDIHQKGLVGKFDFPDDETFDITVNVTLVRSQSSKVDCGDTYRRFIDAATSFDYLEYGSKDTYPISFRVVRIKLSDDSYECLVTNLPADEFPPKRLKNLYYARWGIESSFRKLKYTIGLSNFHSYKPELIMQEIWSRLIAYNLTEAMINSTVIRKAKRKHSYKVNFSVAAHICRVFLRLSAEENPIDVMALLARELIPIREDRKYSRLQTAHFRKPRYFIYRAA; translated from the coding sequence ATGACCCACGACAAAATCAAAAATCTTTTAAATTCTGCAATCGACTCTGTCTCATCTTCTGTTTCTGATTACGCTAAGAACCCTGCCAAGGATTTTTCACGTGATCGAAAACTTCCGCCCGGGAAGCTGATGCGCTTCTTGATTGCCGAAGGTTCTTCGGCTACAAAAAACGAGCTGCTTGACTTCTTTGGTATGGATACGCAATCACCGTCTTCTTCCGCGTTCTTCCAGCAACGTGAAAAACTCAAACCAGAAGCAATGAAGAAAATATTTGACAGTTTCACTGGATCAATTCCATCGTGCAATGGCAGTTACCCGGGATACCGGATTATTGCTGCAGACGGTTCCACCGCATCTTATTTCAGCCACGACAAGTATTCTCCTCCGGATGAATATTTCATCTCTCCTGGCAAATCAATCAAGGGAGCATACAGCATCCATATCAATGCTTTTCAGGACCTGGACTCCAATCTATATACGGATGCCCTCCTGCAGCCGATCCGCCATAAAGATGAGTTCCGTGCTTTCTGCACCATCGTTGACCGTCATCCCGTTGTACCCGGCTCTAAAAATATCTATATCGGCGACAGGGGCTACTGCTCTTATAACAACATGGCCCATGTCATCCAGAATGAGCAGTATTTTCTGTTCAGGGCAAAGGACATCCACCAAAAAGGCCTCGTGGGGAAGTTTGACTTTCCTGATGATGAGACATTTGATATCACCGTAAATGTCACTCTTGTGAGGAGTCAGTCCTCGAAAGTCGACTGCGGTGATACTTATCGACGCTTCATTGATGCCGCAACTTCATTTGATTACCTTGAGTATGGTTCAAAAGACACATACCCGATCTCATTCCGTGTGGTTAGAATCAAACTCTCGGATGATAGTTATGAATGCCTTGTCACTAACCTGCCTGCTGATGAGTTTCCTCCCAAACGTCTAAAAAATCTTTATTATGCCAGATGGGGCATAGAATCCTCCTTCAGGAAGCTGAAATACACCATCGGGCTGAGCAATTTCCATTCATACAAACCAGAACTTATTATGCAGGAAATCTGGAGCCGTCTTATAGCTTATAACCTGACTGAGGCGATGATAAACAGCACTGTCATCAGGAAAGCCAAGAGGAAACATTCCTACAAGGTGAATTTCAGCGTTGCTGCCCACATATGCAGGGTCTTCCTCCGCCTCTCCGCGGAGGAAAACCCAATTGATGTGATGGCGCTTCTCGCAAGAGAACTGATACCCATACGGGAGGACAGGAAATACAGCCGTCTGCAAACTGCGCATTTCCGAAAACCGCGATATTTTATTTATCGTGCCGCATAG
- a CDS encoding adhesin — MRRKYIALALGITFCFVVGATGCGSSSTASSASTTAATEASTEAVASAESSSTEATEAAPGGASEGDKSGAPDGNKEGGPGEGQGGPGGNDGNQPPSMPDGGGQGFGGGADTMTFDYDGTYSGALVADGEEVDSDGETVEATEADQNGLLAENAGTLTVANAKVSKSGDDTNGDRCNFYGCNSIALSLGENSLLKLSDSTLEASSEGSNAIFATDSGTVYAKGTTINTTAGNSRGLDATYNGTIIADDMDITTKGDHCASIATDRGGGNISATNSSLNTSGSGSPILYSTGDIEVDNVTGTASGSQIAGMEGLNTIIIRNSDLTSEVTKATASDPVANGIILYQSTSGDAEASTGDTATFQAVDSTLTSKIESGSMFYVTNTNVNVLLSGTTLNYDSDKANLLQIEGNDSNNWGTAGSNGGTVTFTALGETLEGDISVDTISSLDFFLLDGSNYTGAMKITENSVNTSATDAPITVNISADSKWVVTEDTTISALNAEDGAEIVDESGKTVTIVANGKTVVEGDSDITVTVEGDYSTTVTTGETNEISSDYIDRSDFDSYFGTSTSFS, encoded by the coding sequence ATGAGAAGAAAGTATATTGCATTAGCTTTAGGAATTACATTTTGTTTTGTAGTCGGTGCCACAGGCTGCGGTTCTTCATCAACAGCCTCATCTGCTTCTACCACTGCTGCCACAGAAGCTTCAACGGAAGCAGTTGCATCAGCAGAGTCATCATCTACCGAAGCAACAGAGGCCGCTCCAGGAGGTGCTTCTGAAGGTGATAAGAGCGGTGCCCCTGATGGAAATAAAGAAGGCGGTCCCGGCGAAGGACAGGGAGGTCCCGGAGGAAATGACGGAAATCAGCCCCCTTCAATGCCTGATGGCGGCGGACAGGGCTTTGGCGGCGGAGCCGATACTATGACATTTGACTATGACGGTACATATAGCGGTGCGCTTGTTGCTGATGGCGAAGAAGTTGACTCCGACGGAGAGACAGTTGAAGCTACAGAAGCAGATCAGAACGGACTTCTTGCAGAAAATGCCGGTACACTTACAGTAGCAAATGCAAAGGTCAGCAAATCCGGTGATGATACCAATGGAGATCGCTGCAATTTCTATGGTTGCAATTCGATAGCTCTTTCCCTTGGAGAAAATTCTCTGCTGAAGCTTTCAGATTCAACTCTCGAAGCAAGCTCTGAGGGTTCAAATGCTATTTTTGCTACAGACAGCGGTACAGTTTATGCTAAGGGAACTACAATCAATACAACTGCCGGTAACTCAAGAGGACTTGATGCTACTTATAACGGAACGATAATTGCTGACGACATGGACATCACTACAAAGGGTGACCACTGCGCATCTATCGCAACAGACAGAGGCGGCGGAAACATTTCTGCAACTAACAGCAGCTTAAATACAAGCGGTTCCGGTTCACCTATTCTTTATTCAACAGGTGATATTGAAGTTGATAATGTAACAGGAACAGCCAGTGGAAGCCAGATAGCAGGTATGGAAGGCTTAAATACGATCATTATTCGCAATTCAGATCTTACTTCTGAGGTTACCAAGGCAACTGCATCCGATCCTGTAGCTAATGGAATAATTCTTTATCAGTCAACCTCAGGAGATGCTGAAGCTTCAACAGGTGATACAGCAACATTCCAGGCAGTAGACTCTACTCTTACAAGTAAAATAGAGTCAGGCTCAATGTTTTATGTTACAAATACTAACGTAAATGTACTTCTTTCCGGAACGACGCTTAACTATGACTCCGATAAAGCTAATCTTCTTCAGATTGAAGGAAACGATTCAAATAACTGGGGAACAGCCGGTTCAAATGGAGGAACAGTTACATTTACTGCACTCGGTGAGACACTCGAGGGTGATATCAGCGTTGATACAATATCCAGTCTAGATTTCTTTCTTCTCGACGGCAGCAATTACACCGGAGCAATGAAGATTACAGAAAACAGCGTAAATACAAGTGCAACAGATGCACCTATTACTGTAAATATCAGCGCAGATTCAAAATGGGTAGTTACTGAGGATACAACAATCTCAGCCTTAAATGCCGAGGATGGTGCCGAAATCGTCGATGAAAGCGGCAAAACCGTTACAATAGTCGCTAATGGTAAAACCGTTGTTGAAGGCGACAGCGATATAACCGTTACTGTAGAAGGCGATTATTCTACAACTGTAACAACTGGCGAGACAAATGAAATTTCCTCAGACTACATTGATAGATCTGATTTCGACAGCTATTTCGGAACAAGCACAAGTTTTTCATAA
- the glgD gene encoding glucose-1-phosphate adenylyltransferase subunit GlgD: MAKAFGIIASTPRRINIRGLQDYRPAAAFSFCGRYRVIDFPISNLSNSGIDNIQVYLHDNPRSLTEHLGTGRHYNINSKRGKVQLLYGKQGFINDIYDTDVSEYLTNIDYIRRMIQDYVVIMPSYMVFKQDFETLLDLHIESGVDITMLYHKVDNARDHFLNCRYLTMDKERNVLSVEENHGNSKEKNIYMDTCIMKKSLFMDLVKKTVEYSSAYSLTQMIDVKCKEGKLKIKGFAHKGYFAAIDELTSYYDANMSLLENDETKDIFRHDWTIYTRTTDSCPSKITETAKVKGSLISNGCTIEGTVENCVIGRGVHIAKGAVVKNSILLAYAKVGENVTLDCQIVDKWANISKIKELISKPYEPGYIKRRDNL; the protein is encoded by the coding sequence ATGGCTAAAGCATTCGGCATTATAGCTTCAACACCAAGAAGAATAAATATAAGAGGCCTGCAGGATTATCGCCCTGCTGCAGCTTTCTCTTTCTGTGGAAGATACAGAGTAATAGACTTTCCTATATCCAATCTTTCAAATAGCGGAATTGATAATATACAGGTTTACCTGCACGACAACCCAAGATCTCTTACCGAGCATCTTGGCACAGGACGTCATTACAATATCAACTCGAAACGTGGTAAGGTTCAGCTTCTTTACGGAAAGCAGGGCTTTATAAATGATATTTATGATACTGATGTTTCAGAATATCTTACGAATATTGATTATATCCGCCGCATGATCCAGGATTATGTTGTTATCATGCCAAGTTACATGGTATTTAAGCAGGATTTTGAAACTCTTCTTGATCTTCATATCGAATCCGGCGTCGATATAACTATGCTTTATCATAAAGTTGACAATGCCAGAGACCATTTCCTGAACTGCCGTTATCTTACAATGGATAAAGAACGTAATGTTCTTTCCGTAGAAGAAAATCACGGCAACAGCAAGGAAAAAAACATTTACATGGATACCTGCATCATGAAGAAATCTCTTTTCATGGATCTTGTAAAGAAAACAGTTGAGTACTCTTCTGCTTATTCTCTTACACAGATGATCGATGTTAAATGTAAAGAAGGCAAGCTCAAGATAAAGGGCTTTGCACACAAGGGATATTTTGCAGCAATAGACGAGCTTACAAGCTACTATGATGCAAATATGTCACTTCTTGAAAATGATGAAACCAAGGATATTTTCCGTCATGACTGGACAATTTATACCAGAACGACTGATTCATGTCCTTCAAAGATCACAGAAACCGCAAAGGTTAAAGGTTCCCTGATCTCCAACGGCTGCACTATAGAAGGTACAGTTGAAAACTGTGTGATCGGACGTGGTGTTCACATTGCAAAGGGTGCCGTAGTTAAAAATTCGATTCTTTTAGCTTATGCCAAGGTTGGTGAAAATGTAACTCTTGATTGTCAGATAGTTGACAAATGGGCAAATATATCCAAGATCAAGGAGCTTATAAGCAAGCCTTATGAACCTGGTTATATCAAGCGAAGAGACAATCTTTAA